In a genomic window of Vigna angularis cultivar LongXiaoDou No.4 chromosome 6, ASM1680809v1, whole genome shotgun sequence:
- the LOC108343261 gene encoding protein NOI4, with the protein MSEKGRPLPKFGDWDVNDPASAEGFTVIFNKARDEKKTGGNPESPAKTAADPHSKPAVDPGKTQTKKWFCCMQPSAE; encoded by the exons ATGTCG GAAAAGGGTCGGCCACTACCAAAATTTGGTGATTGGGATGTCAATGATCCAGCCTCGGCTGAGGGGTTCACAGTGATATTTAATAAGGCTAGGGATGAAAAGAAAACAGGTGGCAATCCTGAGTCACCAGCAAAGACTGCCGCTGATCCTCATAGCAAACCTGCAGTAGATCCTGGGAAAACTCAGACT AAAAAATGGTTTTGCTGCATGCAACCTTCTGCCGAATGA